One stretch of Chryseobacterium fluminis DNA includes these proteins:
- a CDS encoding DUF349 domain-containing protein, translating to MTTENNLSENEEKKNSNGESHHETPENQVTHDENQHEEDTEHEEEHEEVEISLADALKEMEKMINTPNAGENSKKFNLLKEKASHYIHDEIEDKKHEYTDAGNAPENFSYEHPSQARFSALVNIFREKHDTYQKGQEEEQKKNLDHRQDIIERLKNLYTNSEPGTNLFKSIREIKEEWSKAGQVAKSEFKILNNNYFHHLNQFYQMLDLNKEFLEQEYNHNLEKRQHIIARARELENEPVIQKALNELQYLHKLWKEEAEPVAEEFREQTWEEFKEISNKIHERKSELSVAIESEQNANLEKKNQIIAEIKKLSEPAETPNHNYWQTSIRRVEDLRSEFLKTGSVPRKLSNQNWNEFKTTLRGFNTTKNTYYKSLKGSQQANLEEKLKLIQTAQDNKNNEEWDIAVPLFKKLQEDWKKIGHVPKSMTNKIWDEFRDACNTFFNNYREKSNASTDNWKENYKNKKVLLDELKTVTDEEGSIEKIEAIKTAWNNIGKVPRDKISINSEFNKALREKLRLNKINELELKEEGLSENQLTDKARKIKGQISDLEAEIVKLENNLSFFKNPSKDNPLLKDTFNSIDDKKALLETLKQNLHNIIAGE from the coding sequence ATGACTACAGAAAACAACCTTTCTGAAAACGAAGAAAAGAAAAATTCTAATGGAGAATCTCATCATGAGACGCCGGAAAATCAGGTAACTCATGATGAAAACCAGCATGAAGAAGATACGGAACATGAAGAAGAACACGAAGAGGTAGAGATCTCCTTAGCCGATGCTCTGAAAGAAATGGAAAAAATGATCAACACCCCGAATGCGGGTGAAAATTCCAAAAAATTCAATCTGCTCAAAGAAAAGGCAAGTCATTACATCCATGATGAGATCGAGGACAAAAAGCACGAATATACCGATGCCGGAAATGCTCCTGAAAATTTCAGTTACGAACATCCTTCGCAGGCCAGATTCTCGGCCCTGGTGAACATCTTCAGAGAAAAGCATGATACCTATCAGAAAGGACAGGAAGAAGAACAGAAGAAGAATCTTGATCACCGCCAGGATATTATCGAAAGGCTTAAAAACCTGTATACCAATTCTGAGCCGGGAACCAATCTTTTCAAATCCATTCGTGAAATCAAAGAAGAATGGTCCAAAGCCGGACAGGTAGCAAAATCCGAATTTAAAATTCTTAATAATAATTATTTCCATCATCTGAATCAGTTTTACCAGATGCTGGATCTGAATAAAGAGTTTCTGGAGCAGGAATACAATCATAATCTTGAAAAAAGACAGCATATTATCGCCCGCGCCAGAGAACTCGAAAACGAGCCTGTCATTCAGAAGGCTTTAAATGAGCTGCAGTACCTTCATAAACTCTGGAAGGAAGAAGCAGAACCGGTAGCAGAAGAATTCCGTGAACAGACCTGGGAAGAGTTTAAAGAAATTTCCAATAAAATCCACGAAAGAAAATCCGAACTGTCGGTTGCGATTGAATCTGAACAGAATGCTAATCTTGAGAAAAAAAATCAGATCATTGCGGAAATAAAGAAACTCTCTGAGCCTGCAGAAACGCCCAATCACAATTACTGGCAGACCTCCATCAGAAGAGTGGAAGACCTGCGTTCGGAATTTTTGAAGACCGGAAGTGTTCCGAGAAAATTATCAAACCAGAACTGGAATGAGTTTAAAACAACACTGAGAGGTTTTAATACGACAAAGAATACCTATTATAAATCTTTAAAAGGTTCCCAGCAGGCTAATCTTGAAGAAAAGCTGAAACTGATCCAGACAGCTCAGGATAACAAGAATAATGAAGAATGGGACATCGCTGTTCCGTTATTTAAGAAGCTTCAGGAAGACTGGAAAAAAATCGGTCATGTCCCGAAAAGCATGACCAATAAGATCTGGGACGAATTCCGTGATGCCTGTAATACATTCTTTAACAATTACAGGGAAAAAAGCAATGCATCCACTGATAACTGGAAAGAGAATTATAAAAATAAAAAAGTTCTTCTTGATGAGCTGAAAACCGTTACCGATGAGGAAGGCAGCATCGAAAAAATCGAAGCCATTAAAACAGCATGGAATAACATCGGGAAAGTGCCGAGAGATAAAATTTCAATCAACTCCGAATTTAATAAAGCACTGAGAGAGAAATTGAGATTGAATAAAATTAATGAGCTGGAACTTAAGGAGGAAGGTCTTTCTGAAAATCAGCTCACCGATAAGGCAAGAAAAATCAAGGGTCAGATTTCTGATCTTGAAGCTGAAATCGTGAAGCTCGAAAATAATCTTTCATTCTTCAAAAATCCGTCTAAAGACAATCCTTTACTGAAGGATACCTTCAATTCAATTGATGATAAAAAGGCGCTTTTGGAAACATTAAAACAGAATCTTCACAATATCATTGCCGGAGAATAA
- a CDS encoding shikimate dehydrogenase family protein, which produces MDSNKKLGLIGKNISYSFSKKFFEDKFQKLMLKGYSYDIFDLSEINEVENLFSVPDLLGFNVTIPYKEKIIDYLDELSDEAEKIGAVNCVLIQNGKKTGYNTDAFGFEKTLLLHKKPHHTSALILGNGGAAKAVKYVLDKHGISSVTVSRNTEVNLKNLDRETVDSHKIIVQCTPVGTFPNVEECLSFPFEGVSGEHLIIDLIYNPNYTQFIINASEKGAKTVNGYYMLEQQAEKAWEIWNFQKK; this is translated from the coding sequence ATGGATTCCAATAAAAAACTAGGCTTAATCGGAAAAAACATTTCCTATTCTTTTTCTAAAAAATTCTTCGAAGACAAATTCCAGAAGCTGATGCTGAAGGGATATTCTTACGATATTTTTGATCTTAGTGAAATTAATGAAGTGGAAAACCTGTTTTCAGTGCCTGACCTTCTGGGTTTCAATGTGACCATTCCTTATAAAGAAAAAATAATCGATTATCTGGATGAATTGAGTGATGAAGCCGAAAAAATCGGAGCCGTAAACTGTGTTCTGATCCAAAATGGAAAAAAAACCGGCTATAACACCGATGCTTTCGGATTTGAAAAGACGCTGCTCCTTCATAAAAAACCGCACCATACCTCTGCTCTGATACTCGGAAACGGAGGCGCTGCAAAAGCAGTAAAATATGTCCTGGATAAACACGGGATTTCCTCAGTCACTGTTTCCAGAAATACCGAAGTTAATCTTAAGAACTTAGACAGGGAAACCGTCGACAGTCATAAAATAATTGTTCAGTGTACACCTGTCGGAACCTTCCCGAATGTGGAAGAATGTTTAAGTTTCCCCTTCGAAGGAGTCTCCGGGGAGCACTTAATCATCGATTTAATTTACAATCCCAATTATACACAGTTTATCATCAACGCGTCTGAAAAAGGAGCCAAAACTGTGAACGGGTATTATATGCTTGAACAGCAAGCAGAAAAAGCCTGGGAAATTTGGAATTTTCAAAAAAAATAA
- a CDS encoding endonuclease, whose protein sequence is MKHTLLSSLMCFVFAGTFAQIPSGYYDGTTGLSGAPLKTKLKDIISAGHQDHGYGGLWIGYQTTDRDTTYENDGTILDIYSENPNGADPYNFTYQTNQCGSYSAEGNCYNREHIVPQSLFNEGFPMKSDIHFIRATDGKVNGMRSNYPFGKVGTASFTSLNGSKLGNSASPGYGGIVFEPIDAFKGDVARMIFYFVTRYETQLSGFSSGNMLGGSSFPGLQQWELDQLLAWNAMDPVSQTEIIRNNASYVYQGNRNPFIDHPEYVNQIWGTTVIDTQAPTAATNLSASNPTSNSVSLNWTAATDNIGVAGYDIYVNGTFYSTVSGTSTTVSGLNPSTTYTFYIIAKDAAGNPSPQSNIATATTLAGQPGGGSCGTEDFENIPNGGNGYGTRTWTNAGITWTATDARTDETISGKAITLRVGNLTSSTVSGGVQSLTLTTALKYGTGPGVLNVEINGVQVGTIPYGATANTNTTTTISNINVSGNAVIKITNPIASQTGARVAIDNLSWTCYSNSLGTVETTKEKGFSIYPNPVRNNELFVKGENLTTISKAEIYDLSGKLIDAIANPFKHSNKISLKGLTKGNYILKTDRFVTKFIVE, encoded by the coding sequence ATGAAACATACTTTACTCTCTTCTTTAATGTGCTTTGTATTCGCGGGTACATTTGCACAAATCCCATCGGGATATTATGATGGAACGACCGGTCTCAGCGGTGCGCCATTGAAAACAAAACTGAAAGACATTATCTCCGCCGGTCACCAGGATCATGGATATGGCGGATTGTGGATAGGATATCAGACTACTGACCGTGATACGACTTACGAAAACGACGGAACCATTCTTGACATCTACTCAGAAAACCCTAACGGCGCAGATCCGTATAACTTCACGTACCAGACCAACCAGTGCGGAAGTTACAGTGCAGAAGGAAACTGCTATAACAGAGAACATATCGTTCCGCAAAGTCTTTTCAATGAAGGCTTTCCGATGAAATCAGATATTCATTTTATCCGTGCAACCGATGGAAAAGTGAACGGAATGAGATCCAATTATCCTTTCGGAAAAGTAGGAACAGCAAGTTTTACTTCTCTAAACGGGTCTAAATTAGGAAATTCTGCTTCTCCGGGATACGGCGGTATTGTTTTCGAACCGATCGACGCTTTTAAAGGAGATGTTGCCAGGATGATCTTTTATTTCGTAACCAGATATGAAACCCAGCTTTCAGGTTTCAGTTCAGGAAACATGTTGGGAGGTTCTTCGTTCCCGGGATTACAGCAGTGGGAACTTGATCAGCTGCTGGCATGGAATGCTATGGACCCGGTTTCCCAGACTGAAATCATCAGAAATAATGCCTCATATGTATATCAGGGGAACAGAAACCCTTTTATCGATCACCCGGAATATGTAAACCAGATATGGGGAACAACCGTAATTGACACGCAGGCTCCTACAGCGGCAACCAATTTATCAGCAAGTAACCCGACCTCCAATTCTGTTTCTTTAAACTGGACCGCAGCAACGGACAACATTGGCGTTGCAGGATATGACATCTATGTAAACGGAACATTCTACAGCACGGTTTCAGGAACTTCCACAACGGTTTCAGGCCTTAATCCGTCTACAACATACACCTTTTATATCATTGCAAAAGATGCTGCCGGAAATCCTTCCCCACAGAGTAACATCGCTACCGCGACTACTTTAGCCGGGCAGCCGGGAGGCGGAAGCTGTGGTACAGAAGATTTTGAGAATATTCCTAACGGAGGAAACGGCTACGGAACAAGAACATGGACCAATGCCGGAATTACATGGACTGCCACTGATGCAAGAACAGACGAGACCATTTCAGGGAAAGCGATCACTTTGAGAGTCGGAAACCTTACCAGCTCTACTGTTTCAGGAGGCGTTCAGAGTTTAACCTTAACGACCGCATTGAAATACGGAACCGGACCCGGAGTTTTAAATGTTGAGATCAACGGAGTGCAGGTAGGTACTATTCCTTACGGAGCGACAGCCAATACCAACACAACGACGACCATCAGTAATATAAACGTAAGCGGTAACGCGGTGATTAAAATTACAAACCCTATTGCCAGCCAAACAGGCGCCAGAGTAGCTATTGACAATCTTAGCTGGACCTGCTACAGCAACTCTTTAGGAACGGTAGAAACAACAAAGGAAAAAGGATTCAGCATCTATCCGAATCCTGTAAGAAACAACGAACTGTTTGTAAAAGGGGAAAACCTTACCACCATTTCAAAAGCTGAAATCTATGACCTTTCAGGAAAGTTAATTGATGCTATTGCTAATCCTTTCAAGCATTCAAACAAGATCAGTCTTAAAGGATTAACAAAAGGAAATTATATCCTGAAGACAGACCGTTTTGTGACAAAATTCATTGTAGAATAA
- a CDS encoding ABC transporter permease has protein sequence MKNIAFYIASRYLLSKKGSTAVTFITWLAVGAMTVAVTAMFVIISVFSGLEDLNKDLISNLHADLTIKSTSGKTIKDLKKVTTVLSDHKDISHFSKMIEEKVYISYNGKGDIAYLRGVDSAYVTVNPINKEVIYGSYPGFDYSNEVIMENSLDNRLSIPVDTSNAYATVLMPKPGTGIISREDDIYNKKDIIVTGVFPGKDQLDNYIIAPLELAEELLDLPKKSAYQIVIKLKNPENADAVKQNLLASLGKNIQIKTKEEENAAFWKMINTEKLFIYLIFALVIFITTFNLAGAIIILQLDKKEQAKSLVSLGLPLRDLRRIYFYTGILIVVLGIISGLLVGTALCYFQQYTEFFKANEMLPFPVKIVGKNYFIVALTAALFGFIISLVFSKISKEYITKS, from the coding sequence TTGAAGAACATTGCATTTTATATCGCTTCCCGTTACCTTTTATCCAAAAAAGGAAGCACTGCCGTTACCTTTATTACGTGGCTGGCGGTCGGGGCCATGACGGTTGCCGTAACGGCAATGTTCGTTATTATTTCGGTTTTTTCGGGACTCGAAGATCTTAACAAAGACCTTATTTCCAATCTTCATGCAGATCTTACGATTAAAAGCACTTCCGGAAAGACCATAAAAGACCTTAAAAAAGTCACCACTGTTTTAAGTGATCATAAAGATATCAGTCATTTTTCTAAAATGATCGAAGAAAAAGTATACATCAGCTATAACGGAAAAGGTGATATTGCTTATTTAAGAGGAGTGGATTCCGCTTACGTTACCGTAAATCCCATCAATAAAGAGGTGATCTACGGATCCTATCCTGGTTTTGATTACTCCAATGAAGTCATCATGGAAAATTCCCTGGATAACAGGCTTTCTATCCCCGTTGACACCTCCAACGCTTATGCGACCGTGCTGATGCCGAAGCCCGGAACGGGAATCATCAGCAGAGAAGACGATATCTATAATAAAAAGGACATCATCGTCACCGGAGTTTTTCCCGGAAAAGACCAGCTGGACAATTATATCATCGCCCCGCTGGAGTTAGCCGAAGAATTGCTTGATCTTCCCAAAAAATCTGCATACCAGATCGTTATCAAATTAAAAAATCCCGAAAACGCAGACGCCGTTAAGCAGAACTTACTGGCATCCCTGGGAAAAAACATCCAGATCAAAACCAAAGAAGAAGAAAATGCAGCCTTCTGGAAAATGATCAATACGGAAAAACTGTTCATTTATCTGATTTTCGCCCTGGTTATTTTCATTACCACCTTTAACCTTGCCGGAGCCATCATTATTCTTCAGCTTGATAAAAAAGAACAGGCAAAATCACTGGTTTCCTTAGGGCTTCCTTTAAGAGATCTGCGCAGAATATATTTTTACACCGGAATACTGATCGTTGTTTTAGGAATTATTTCCGGATTACTCGTAGGAACGGCACTATGCTATTTCCAGCAGTACACGGAGTTCTTCAAGGCCAATGAAATGTTGCCTTTCCCGGTAAAGATCGTAGGAAAAAACTATTTTATCGTTGCACTTACCGCTGCCCTGTTCGGATTTATCATTTCCCTGGTATTTTCAAAAATAAGCAAAGAGTATATTACTAAAAGTTAA
- the rbfA gene encoding 30S ribosome-binding factor RbfA: protein MESNRQRKVAQIIQEDFAELFRKQAAESKQSILVSVSDVKVSADLGIAKIYLSIFPQEFRSAVMREIEENKAQYRNFIGQKMAKQVRVIPNLNFYLDTALDDVEKLERELRGDGDNPVL, encoded by the coding sequence ATGGAAAGTAACAGACAAAGAAAAGTAGCACAGATTATTCAGGAAGATTTCGCAGAACTTTTCCGTAAACAGGCTGCAGAAAGCAAACAGAGCATTTTGGTATCGGTTTCGGATGTGAAGGTATCGGCAGATTTAGGAATCGCAAAAATTTATTTAAGCATTTTCCCTCAGGAATTCCGTTCTGCGGTGATGAGAGAAATCGAAGAAAACAAAGCACAATACAGAAATTTCATCGGTCAGAAGATGGCCAAACAGGTTCGTGTCATTCCCAATCTTAATTTTTATCTTGATACAGCGCTGGATGATGTAGAGAAACTGGAGAGAGAGCTGAGAGGAGATGGTGACAACCCTGTTTTATAG
- the mce gene encoding methylmalonyl-CoA epimerase, translating into MKLEHIGIAVKSLGISDELFTKLLGKESYKKETVEREGVITSFYAAGESKIELLEASKAESPISKFIGKKGEGIHHLAFGVENITEEIQRLKKEGFQFISEEPKEGADNKLVVFLHPKSTNGVLVELCQEKQ; encoded by the coding sequence ATGAAGTTAGAACATATCGGTATCGCCGTAAAGTCTTTGGGGATTTCTGACGAACTTTTCACCAAACTTTTAGGAAAGGAATCCTATAAAAAAGAAACGGTGGAAAGGGAAGGGGTCATTACTTCATTTTATGCCGCCGGCGAGAGCAAAATTGAGCTTCTGGAAGCCAGCAAAGCAGAAAGTCCGATCTCAAAATTTATCGGAAAGAAAGGGGAGGGCATCCATCACCTGGCTTTTGGCGTAGAAAATATCACGGAGGAAATACAAAGATTAAAAAAAGAAGGATTTCAGTTTATATCAGAAGAACCCAAAGAAGGTGCTGATAACAAATTAGTTGTCTTCCTTCACCCGAAATCCACCAATGGGGTCCTGGTAGAACTTTGTCAAGAAAAGCAATAA
- a CDS encoding McrC family protein: MSKNKPIQVFEYQKLKIGQDGFTETHFQSLVLFNEKNGNKYFTAVHKGILFNCYVGVIQIGGLTIEILPKADNNDNKLIWRDVLLHMLKECKLIQVDNVSETHLKKKYNSVLEAYYDIYLNEIEYLIKRGLIKKYRKNQSNQLSLKGKLLFSQNIQKNLVHKERFYCSHQVYDRNNLIHQILLEGLSVLQHLETRGFTDRINRIMLEFDKIDKVKITPRHFAKIQTNRKTKPYTNAIQIARMLILNYSPNISSGNENMLTLLFDMNKLWEEYIFRILHKYKPATYKVSYQNSDKFWENKRIKPDILLTKEDRENFIIDTKWKITTSNKPSDEDLKQMFVYNLHWESPKSMLLYPQIDQKDSEFGNYKFKYNDRINQCKLGFVSILDSGRIKKGKQLCDEILSKIQ; encoded by the coding sequence ATGTCCAAAAATAAACCAATACAAGTATTTGAATACCAAAAATTAAAAATTGGACAAGATGGATTTACTGAAACTCATTTCCAGTCTCTTGTATTGTTTAATGAGAAAAACGGTAATAAATATTTTACAGCTGTACATAAAGGAATTCTATTTAATTGTTATGTGGGGGTTATTCAAATTGGGGGATTAACTATCGAAATTTTACCGAAAGCAGACAACAACGATAATAAATTAATTTGGCGTGATGTCTTACTTCATATGTTGAAGGAATGCAAACTTATTCAGGTTGATAACGTATCTGAAACCCATCTTAAGAAGAAATATAATTCTGTTCTTGAGGCTTATTATGACATTTATTTGAATGAAATAGAGTACTTAATAAAGAGAGGTTTAATAAAAAAATACAGGAAGAATCAAAGCAATCAGCTTTCATTAAAAGGAAAACTGTTGTTTTCTCAGAACATCCAAAAAAATCTGGTTCATAAAGAAAGGTTCTACTGTTCCCATCAAGTATATGATAGAAATAACTTAATCCATCAAATTTTACTTGAAGGTTTATCCGTATTACAACATTTAGAGACCAGAGGATTTACTGATAGAATTAATCGGATTATGTTAGAATTTGATAAAATTGACAAAGTGAAGATAACTCCAAGACACTTTGCAAAGATTCAAACAAATCGGAAAACCAAGCCTTACACAAATGCGATTCAAATTGCAAGAATGCTAATTCTAAACTATTCACCAAATATTAGCTCTGGTAATGAGAACATGCTAACCTTGTTATTCGATATGAACAAACTTTGGGAAGAGTATATTTTTAGAATTCTTCATAAATACAAACCAGCAACTTACAAAGTTTCTTATCAAAATTCCGATAAGTTTTGGGAAAATAAAAGAATTAAACCGGACATATTGTTAACAAAAGAAGACAGAGAAAATTTTATCATTGATACAAAATGGAAAATTACTACATCCAATAAACCTTCCGATGAAGATTTAAAGCAAATGTTTGTATACAATCTACATTGGGAATCCCCGAAAAGTATGTTATTATATCCTCAAATTGATCAAAAAGATAGTGAGTTTGGAAATTATAAATTCAAGTATAATGACAGGATAAATCAGTGTAAATTGGGATTTGTAAGTATCCTTGATTCCGGAAGAATAAAAAAGGGTAAACAATTATGTGACGAGATTCTTAGCAAAATACAATAA
- a CDS encoding AAA family ATPase — protein sequence MSDERKLKYISANDFKKLMNSNLVFEAIEFIRNNNIELIKSTKYSILIEGKTYPPKEIMRYMAQLRQYKIDESTLFGGKVNKPFQDLGFEIVVNKGDSMVNPEVLNSCVNRYNNAITNTDWLKTQEIYKFNFIDWIQKNIDFQNDSFEEIKSKIELSQKQTYSPNSTVKGVNFILTIIRYQDDFVTIEDLLKINQIVNGEISVNKENLTLSFSSFPKTSAFLSFYKPERFIAYDNESLPSHMFLTSIHDAPKRDFKAFEFYQEFYMTVKELLKESKINVQKIIEILNIEKLTELHWNFIAQDFLLYITRKIMSLNTLQKKYDFFIEHEKLESWEWYQDIKLYTEVIAQLKKNCENNKYTSYSELNSEYKIISNNINGDFLERYLFMSSNGFSTIRNQLIKLTVRKKIREKVSNNFSILLNILLENDIHKCFKKTQTLIEGNNWTVIYRFLRSLFPYNLTSVDAPNQFDSLLKKLNDDFEIAIVPDDQINKNKEVLDQISYQDIYKAQIFFWMYRIEDKTENINNTETSQDSEIADMTTKFPLNQILYGAPGTGKTYLTKKIAVEIINGIRKRSRGEILNEYEDLKNLGHIKFTTFHQSMSYEDFVEGIRPEEINGQIIYEKKSGIFKELCNVAKSANVATNSLDTDFDNCNYFKMSLGGLQNLEKHQWSIDNGLLFLGWGEDKDFTDFKDIEEWNLFRDKFKEKYSELVKESKYVIQAMFWFQRMKIGDIVLVSKGNKIIDAIGVIESEYFYDNKKDLEHYQFRKVKWLATDLNLNSNVFVSKGISQQTIYQFYDKDVKKDVIKEMFKKEKDSVQKNYVLIIDEINRGNVSAIFGELITLLEADKRKSVYVDNDEYIETILPYSNEVFSVPENLYIVGTMNTADRSVEAMDTALRRRFSFTEMPSDPDLVEANKIIYDTLWQYEDVGWDDSRWIEVENGLKELFEFNLDWEEDKFKLWDSFTKEGYNIKNAEKLNPYFEEKVSLKTILKTINDRIEFLIDKDHQIGHSYLLKVKCLKDLSNIFANNIIPLLEEYFYGDYGKIGLVLGGGFVISKTINGENILAQNFAYNTEILDEKEVFKFIPQDSWNAATFISIYNPEKLKPSDVQK from the coding sequence ATGTCAGATGAAAGAAAATTGAAATACATTTCAGCAAATGATTTTAAAAAACTAATGAATTCAAACTTAGTTTTTGAAGCAATAGAATTTATTCGAAATAATAATATAGAATTAATCAAATCTACCAAATACTCAATTCTGATTGAGGGCAAAACCTATCCTCCAAAAGAAATTATGAGATATATGGCTCAATTAAGACAATACAAAATAGATGAAAGCACTTTATTTGGTGGTAAAGTAAATAAACCTTTTCAAGATTTGGGCTTTGAAATTGTCGTAAACAAAGGCGATTCAATGGTAAATCCAGAAGTCTTAAATTCCTGTGTAAATAGATACAATAACGCAATTACAAACACCGATTGGCTAAAAACACAAGAAATTTACAAATTCAACTTTATCGATTGGATTCAAAAAAATATTGATTTTCAAAATGATTCATTTGAAGAAATAAAATCGAAAATAGAACTTTCCCAAAAGCAAACATATTCACCAAATTCCACTGTAAAAGGGGTCAATTTTATTCTAACAATAATCAGATATCAAGATGACTTTGTCACAATCGAAGATCTTCTAAAGATAAACCAAATTGTGAATGGTGAAATTTCTGTCAATAAAGAAAATCTCACTTTATCTTTTAGTAGTTTTCCAAAAACAAGTGCATTTCTTTCTTTTTATAAACCGGAAAGATTCATAGCATACGACAATGAATCTCTACCATCCCATATGTTTCTAACAAGTATTCACGATGCACCCAAAAGAGATTTTAAAGCATTCGAATTCTATCAAGAATTCTATATGACAGTTAAAGAGTTATTGAAAGAAAGCAAAATAAATGTCCAAAAGATAATAGAAATATTAAATATTGAAAAGTTAACGGAATTACACTGGAATTTCATAGCTCAAGATTTTTTACTATACATAACCAGAAAAATAATGTCTTTAAACACATTACAAAAAAAGTATGATTTTTTCATTGAACATGAAAAACTGGAAAGTTGGGAATGGTATCAGGACATCAAGCTTTACACAGAAGTTATAGCTCAGTTAAAGAAAAATTGTGAAAACAATAAGTACACTTCCTACAGTGAATTAAATTCTGAATATAAAATTATTTCAAATAATATCAATGGGGACTTCTTAGAGAGATATCTATTCATGTCCAGTAACGGATTTTCAACGATAAGAAATCAATTGATCAAATTAACTGTTCGTAAAAAAATTAGGGAGAAAGTTTCAAATAATTTTTCCATTCTTCTTAATATTTTATTAGAAAATGATATTCACAAATGCTTCAAAAAAACTCAAACCCTAATTGAAGGAAATAATTGGACTGTTATTTATCGATTTCTAAGGTCTCTATTTCCATATAATTTAACTTCGGTTGATGCTCCAAACCAATTTGATTCTTTATTGAAAAAACTTAATGATGACTTTGAAATCGCTATTGTGCCCGACGATCAAATAAATAAGAATAAGGAAGTTTTAGACCAGATTAGCTATCAGGATATTTATAAGGCACAAATTTTCTTTTGGATGTATAGGATTGAAGATAAGACAGAAAATATAAATAATACGGAAACCTCTCAAGATTCAGAAATAGCAGATATGACAACAAAATTCCCCTTAAACCAAATTTTATACGGAGCACCCGGAACAGGCAAGACATACTTAACAAAAAAAATAGCTGTAGAAATAATTAATGGTATCCGTAAAAGAAGCAGAGGAGAAATTTTAAACGAATATGAAGATTTAAAAAACTTAGGCCATATTAAATTTACAACCTTTCATCAAAGTATGAGTTATGAAGATTTTGTCGAAGGAATAAGACCTGAAGAGATTAATGGACAGATTATCTACGAAAAAAAATCTGGAATTTTCAAAGAATTGTGTAATGTGGCTAAGTCAGCCAACGTCGCTACTAATTCGCTAGATACCGATTTCGATAATTGTAATTATTTCAAAATGAGCTTAGGCGGTTTACAGAATTTAGAAAAACACCAATGGTCAATTGATAATGGGTTACTTTTCTTAGGATGGGGTGAGGATAAAGACTTTACTGATTTTAAAGATATTGAAGAATGGAATTTGTTCAGAGATAAATTTAAAGAAAAATATTCTGAATTAGTTAAAGAAAGTAAATATGTAATCCAAGCAATGTTTTGGTTTCAAAGAATGAAAATTGGAGATATTGTTTTAGTATCAAAAGGCAACAAAATAATTGATGCTATTGGGGTGATTGAAAGTGAATACTTTTATGATAACAAAAAAGATCTGGAACATTATCAATTTAGAAAGGTAAAATGGTTGGCTACAGATTTAAATTTAAACTCAAATGTTTTTGTCAGTAAAGGAATATCTCAACAAACAATCTATCAGTTCTATGACAAAGATGTTAAGAAGGATGTAATAAAAGAAATGTTCAAGAAAGAAAAAGATTCTGTTCAAAAAAATTATGTTCTCATCATTGACGAAATTAATAGAGGAAATGTTTCAGCTATTTTTGGAGAACTAATCACTCTACTTGAAGCTGATAAAAGAAAAAGTGTTTATGTGGATAATGATGAATATATAGAAACAATCTTACCATATTCCAACGAAGTATTTTCAGTACCTGAGAATCTTTATATTGTAGGAACGATGAACACTGCAGATAGAAGTGTTGAAGCAATGGATACAGCTCTACGCAGAAGATTCTCATTTACAGAAATGCCTTCCGATCCCGACTTAGTAGAAGCCAATAAAATTATTTATGATACTTTATGGCAATATGAAGATGTCGGATGGGATGACAGTAGATGGATAGAGGTTGAAAACGGACTTAAAGAGTTATTCGAGTTTAACCTTGATTGGGAAGAAGATAAATTTAAATTATGGGACAGTTTTACTAAAGAAGGTTATAATATAAAGAATGCTGAAAAATTAAATCCTTACTTCGAAGAAAAAGTAAGCTTGAAAACTATTCTCAAAACTATTAATGACAGAATAGAATTTTTGATTGATAAAGATCATCAAATCGGTCATTCATATTTATTAAAAGTGAAATGTCTCAAGGATTTGTCAAATATCTTTGCAAATAACATCATTCCTCTTCTGGAAGAATATTTTTATGGTGATTATGGTAAAATAGGTTTAGTTTTAGGCGGTGGATTTGTAATTTCTAAAACGATTAATGGTGAAAATATTTTGGCTCAGAATTTTGCTTATAATACAGAAATTTTGGATGAAAAAGAAGTTTTCAAGTTCATTCCTCAAGATTCTTGGAATGCTGCAACATTTATTTCAATCTATAATCCTGAAAAATTAAAACCATCTGATGTCCAAAAATAA